A genomic window from Thermodesulfitimonas autotrophica includes:
- a CDS encoding ABC transporter ATP-binding protein, giving the protein MLNVREITVYRGHIRALTQVSLSVNPGEVIAVLGANGAGKSTFLGALAGLYPLASGEIIFQGNSLKGLSPEAIVRRGISLVPENRQLFLSLSVRDNLLLGAFHRYQRDKRLLSEELAKILDLFPALKEKLKAPAGTLSGGLQQMVAIGRSLMAKPRLLLMDEPSVGLAPLVVREIMQTIRRLREQGHTVLLVEQNARAALKVADRAVLLEQGRIVLSGSPSELARSSSLYTAYLGYTAPA; this is encoded by the coding sequence ATGCTGAATGTCCGTGAAATCACCGTCTACCGCGGGCACATCCGGGCCCTGACCCAGGTCTCGCTTAGCGTAAATCCAGGGGAAGTGATCGCTGTCTTAGGGGCAAACGGCGCGGGAAAGAGTACCTTCTTAGGCGCGCTTGCCGGCCTCTACCCGCTGGCGAGCGGCGAGATCATCTTTCAAGGGAATTCCCTTAAGGGCCTCTCTCCCGAGGCCATCGTCCGCAGAGGTATCAGCCTCGTTCCGGAGAACAGACAGCTCTTCCTTTCGCTCAGCGTCCGCGACAACCTGCTTCTCGGTGCCTTCCACCGCTACCAGCGGGACAAAAGGTTACTGAGCGAAGAACTGGCCAAGATCCTCGACCTCTTCCCGGCCTTAAAGGAAAAATTAAAGGCACCGGCCGGGACTTTAAGCGGCGGCCTGCAGCAGATGGTCGCCATCGGACGGAGCCTCATGGCCAAACCCCGCCTCCTGCTCATGGATGAGCCCTCCGTTGGCCTCGCTCCCCTAGTGGTCCGCGAAATCATGCAAACAATCCGCCGGTTGCGAGAGCAGGGCCACACGGTTCTCCTCGTAGAACAAAACGCGCGGGCCGCACTCAAAGTCGCAGACCGCGCTGTGCTCCTGGAGCAGGGACGAATCGTCCTCTCTGGCAGCCCGAGCGAACTCGCCCGGAGCAGCAGCCTCTACACCGCTTACCTCGGCTACACCGCACCGGCTTGA
- a CDS encoding ABC transporter ATP-binding protein translates to MFAVNNLTKRFGGLLALNRVSFSLERGEILALIGPNGAGKTTLFNVVTGNLRPDEGEIIFKDRRLNGLKPFQIARLGISRTFQNLELFTTLTVAENVMVGFYRLHRTGFFKALLRRPGVMREDRELYREAVRLLNRLGLADKADWPAGSLPFGQQRLLEIARALAGQPEILLLDEPAAGLNNAESEALARFLRTLPEAGHTLILVEHDMDTVMGLADRVVVLNFGTVIATGTPAEIQRNREVIAAYLGEEEEEAC, encoded by the coding sequence ATGTTTGCGGTAAACAATCTCACCAAGCGTTTCGGTGGGCTCCTAGCGCTAAACAGGGTGAGTTTTTCGCTGGAACGGGGTGAAATCCTGGCGCTCATCGGACCGAACGGGGCTGGGAAAACCACCCTCTTCAACGTGGTTACCGGAAACCTTCGCCCTGATGAAGGGGAAATCATCTTTAAAGATAGACGGCTTAATGGTCTCAAACCCTTCCAGATTGCTCGCCTGGGGATAAGCCGCACCTTTCAGAACCTCGAGCTCTTCACCACCTTAACGGTGGCCGAAAACGTGATGGTTGGTTTTTACCGTTTGCACCGGACCGGTTTTTTTAAAGCGCTCCTGCGGCGTCCTGGCGTAATGCGGGAAGACCGGGAACTTTACCGGGAAGCCGTCAGGCTACTGAACAGATTGGGGCTGGCAGATAAAGCCGACTGGCCGGCCGGGAGCCTTCCCTTCGGGCAGCAGCGCCTGCTCGAGATTGCCCGGGCGCTGGCCGGGCAGCCGGAGATCCTGCTCCTGGACGAGCCTGCCGCGGGCCTTAATAACGCGGAATCCGAGGCCCTCGCGCGTTTTTTGCGTACGCTTCCAGAAGCAGGACACACCCTCATCCTGGTAGAACACGACATGGACACCGTCATGGGCCTCGCCGACCGGGTGGTGGTGCTCAACTTCGGCACCGTTATCGCCACCGGAACCCCCGCCGAAATTCAGCGCAACCGGGAAGTAATCGCCGCTTACCTGGGGGAAGAGGAGGAAGAGGCATGCTGA
- a CDS encoding branched-chain amino acid ABC transporter permease: MVSRNSCCRLLFCGVIVSLPLIIKSTYILGILILIALYAIVAEGLGVLMGYAGQVSFGQAAFYGLGAYTAAILATRCHLPPLLCLVVAPVLPTLVALIIGRSILRLREHYLALATLGFGILVYALFKEFAGLTGGPSGLTGIPYLSLGPFILDRDWKYYYLVWVILSLVLVSIDNLTRSPVGRAFRAIHASEKATEAAGIDTTTLKVQAFGLSACLAGLAGALYAFWVTFISPSPFSFTASVEFVLMVVIGGLGTLWGPLLGAAIIVGLTEFLRWAVRIIMPEAGGEFEIIFFGLIFVLIMLFRPQGLLAPRAFQGATTGKMEEEGCLR, encoded by the coding sequence TTGGTTTCGCGCAACTCCTGCTGCCGGCTCTTATTCTGCGGTGTTATCGTCTCCTTGCCGCTCATCATTAAAAGCACCTATATCTTGGGAATTCTTATCCTTATTGCGCTTTACGCCATCGTTGCCGAAGGCCTGGGGGTCCTGATGGGGTATGCAGGACAGGTTTCTTTCGGCCAGGCGGCTTTTTACGGACTCGGTGCCTATACCGCCGCCATCCTGGCTACGCGCTGTCACCTGCCACCGCTCCTCTGTCTTGTCGTGGCGCCCGTGCTGCCTACCCTGGTGGCGCTTATCATCGGCCGCTCGATTTTACGCCTCCGGGAGCACTACCTAGCACTGGCCACCCTGGGCTTCGGTATTCTCGTCTATGCGCTTTTCAAGGAATTCGCCGGGCTCACCGGCGGACCCTCAGGTCTCACCGGTATCCCGTATCTTTCTCTCGGACCCTTCATCCTGGACCGCGACTGGAAGTACTACTACCTCGTCTGGGTCATCCTCAGCCTCGTACTGGTCAGTATCGACAACCTCACCCGCTCACCCGTAGGACGGGCCTTCAGGGCGATCCACGCCAGCGAAAAGGCTACGGAAGCCGCCGGGATCGACACCACAACGCTGAAAGTACAGGCCTTTGGGCTGAGCGCTTGCTTAGCTGGGCTCGCCGGTGCCCTTTACGCCTTCTGGGTCACCTTCATCAGCCCCTCCCCTTTCAGCTTCACCGCCTCGGTCGAATTCGTCCTTATGGTGGTGATCGGGGGGCTGGGAACCCTATGGGGGCCGCTTTTAGGAGCCGCAATCATCGTCGGGCTTACCGAATTCCTCCGGTGGGCGGTCAGAATAATCATGCCGGAAGCGGGCGGCGAGTTTGAGATCATCTTTTTCGGTCTTATCTTCGTCCTGATCATGCTCTTCCGGCCGCAAGGACTCCTCGCGCCGCGCGCCTTCCAGGGCGCCACGACCGGGAAAATGGAGGAAGAAGGATGTTTGCGGTAA
- a CDS encoding branched-chain amino acid ABC transporter permease, protein MGTESQYIQYLLSGLTTGSIYALIALALVVTFNITGIFNLAIGEFVTIGALTAVSLLHAGLPATLSYCIAVLVAGLVGALVERATIHPARNASVLSLIIITIAVSIVLRGAALLIWKTYPYTLPPFVTAPPLRLLGASLVPQSLFILGLAVVAVSLLFIFFEFTYTGKAVRAAMMNQTAARLVGINPGRLSLFAFTFSGAIAALAGIFITPITMATYDMGFMLGLKGFVAAILGGVTNATGAIIGGILLGVLEAFAAGMVSSGLKDAIAMVVMIAVLLTRPTGILGSTRNSA, encoded by the coding sequence TTGGGCACCGAAAGCCAGTACATCCAGTATCTCTTAAGTGGGCTGACGACAGGCAGTATTTACGCTTTGATCGCCTTGGCTTTGGTGGTTACTTTTAACATCACCGGGATCTTCAACCTTGCGATTGGGGAATTCGTGACGATCGGGGCACTCACCGCGGTAAGCCTGCTTCACGCAGGCTTACCGGCCACCCTATCTTATTGCATAGCCGTCCTGGTCGCCGGTTTGGTTGGTGCCCTCGTGGAGCGCGCAACGATTCACCCCGCCCGCAACGCCTCAGTTCTAAGTTTAATCATTATTACCATTGCCGTGTCGATTGTCTTACGGGGTGCGGCTCTTCTCATCTGGAAGACGTACCCCTACACTCTTCCTCCTTTCGTTACCGCCCCGCCGCTGCGGCTCTTAGGTGCCTCGCTTGTTCCGCAGAGCCTATTCATTCTGGGCCTGGCGGTGGTGGCCGTAAGCCTGCTCTTCATCTTCTTTGAGTTCACCTATACCGGCAAGGCGGTGCGGGCGGCAATGATGAACCAGACGGCAGCCCGGCTGGTAGGAATTAACCCCGGTCGCCTATCCCTTTTCGCCTTCACCTTCAGCGGCGCCATTGCCGCCCTGGCGGGCATCTTCATTACGCCCATCACTATGGCTACCTATGACATGGGGTTTATGCTGGGACTTAAAGGTTTTGTGGCCGCCATCCTGGGCGGCGTAACAAACGCCACGGGAGCCATTATTGGCGGCATTCTGCTTGGGGTCCTGGAGGCTTTCGCCGCCGGAATGGTCTCCTCCGGATTGAAGGATGCGATCGCGATGGTGGTTATGATCGCGGTGCTCCTGACCCGGCCAACGGGCATCTTAGGTTCAACCCGAAATAGCGCTTAA